In Nicotiana tabacum cultivar K326 chromosome 11, ASM71507v2, whole genome shotgun sequence, a single window of DNA contains:
- the LOC142165945 gene encoding secreted RxLR effector protein 161-like translates to MIGCRLVDTYLDLNAKLLLGQGEPLNDPARYRWLVGKLNYLTVIRPDILFLVSVINQFMDSPYDSHWDAVIRILRYIKPTPGKGLLFEDRGHEHIVGYTDVDSAVSPSDRRSTSRYCVLVGGHLVSWKSKKQNGVARSSTEAKYRAMALATCELVCVKQLLKELKF, encoded by the coding sequence ATGATAGGTTGTAGACTTGTTGACACTTACTTGGATCTGAATGCTAAGCTTCTGCTAGGACAAGGGGAGCCTCTTAAcgatcctgcaagatataggTGGTTGGTaggcaaattgaattacctcacagtgattAGACCTGACATTTTATTTCTTGTGAGCGTTATAAATCAGTTTATGGACTCTCCCtatgatagtcattgggatgcagttattcgtattcttcggtatataaaaccAACTCCAGGCAAAGGActactattcgaggatcgaggccatgagcatATTGTTGGATACACAGATGTTGATTCGGCAGtgtcaccttctgatagacgttccaCATCtagatattgtgttttagtaggaggtcATTTGGTCTCTTGGAAAAGCAAGAAACAGAATGGAGTTGCTCGGTCTAGCACAGAAGCAAAGTATCGAGCCATGGCTCTTgcaacatgtgagctagtttGTGTCAAACAATTGCTCAAagaattaaaattttga